The stretch of DNA TCAACAGAAGTCTCTCAATCAGCCATTTATAAGCTGGAGGTCTTAGGAAGTTGGTGGCATATTCAGTCTGAGTCTGAAGACCTGAGCACCagggtgcttaaaaaaaaaatttatttattcatgagagacacacatagagaggcagagacacaggaagagggagaagcaggctccatgcaaggagcctgatatgggactcgatcccgggactccaggatcacaccttgagccaaaggcatatgctcaaccactgagccacccaggcattcctcactTTTGTATTAAACAtgtcaatattatttattttcaatatcaggaagtattttaaaagtaaatactattcccttatcttttaaaagtaacaGTCTGTTCCTTTCAGAATTAAAACCcagggatgaaaaaaataataataaaataaaacccagggatgtctgggtggcttagctggttgagcaactgcctttggctcaagtcatgatcttaaggtcctgggactgagctccaccctgctcagtggggagtctactcctccctctcctctgtctctcaaataaataaataaaatctttttaaaaaaagaattaaaaaactcAATAACCTAACTGTACTATCAATAACGTAATGACATAGAATATACAATGTGACAACTGCTGGGAAAAAGCCAAGAACAGAATGCTCTGAAACTACAGGCAAGGGAGCAATTAATTCAGCATAATGGATCTGGGACTGGTACACTCtcataatctcttttttttttcctaaaaaaatgaCTAAAGCATTTGCATTATGGGAATTCACCTGACTCTCCTTGAATCCAGTTAAGCATTCATTAAAGTATTCAGCTGGGCTTTTTATTCCCTCTGAGGGTAGCCTTCTGTATTATCATCCCAAGAGGCCACTCACAAAGCATCAGGGAGGAAGGACTAGTATTGGGGTGTTATGATAATCCTGTGTACCTGACACTGGGATTGGAGTGGCTTCATTCTTGGTTTATATTTCTGAGCCTGAAGTGTAGATCTAATAGCCCACATCTTGGTAAGTACCCAAAAACCCTAGTGTTCCAATTAGATTTCATCAATCAAGAGCATTAAGATGGATAAAATGTGTCCttgataaaatgttaatattttattgtttaacgCCAGCTTAAATCTTAGAATATACTTAAGACTTTGTTAATATTATTGTATTGGTtagagttttccagagaaacagaagcaataggATATATATTGGCCACTGAGGATTATATATGGAGACTGAGAAGTCTCTCAGTCAGCCTTTTATAAACTTAGGAGGTTGATGGCATAATTCAATCTGAGTCTGAAGACCTGAGCACCAGGGTGCTAAGGCAGGAAAAGATAAGACTGATGTCCTGGCTCAAGTATTCAGGCAGGAAGGACTGAATTCTTCTTCCCTCTACCTTTTTGCTCTTTTCAGGCCCTAAACTGATTGGATCATGCCATCTCATACTCCAAAGGGCAAACTGTTTTATCTATGAGTTCATAGATTTTAATTAATCATGTGCGAGTGGGTTTTGTACAAAttccatttaatcatttaattttaatatagaagCCTCCAAGTTGAGGATaagatttttaattcattcattgaatATCAGTATATATCAAAATGATTATATGGGATACCATCAgctagaggaaggaagaaaagcagaaatattaTCAGCAAGAGAACACTAATAGCCCTAAGTTACTATTACTGTCATTACTCAGCGCTGGACCTCAAGTTTGGGTTAATTTGGGTTCACTCGGTAGGCAGGATGAAAACAAataaacgacaacaacaaaacaaccccTATTCAAGCAGGAGAAAAACAAGTGTTGCAATATTGAAAATGTCAAGTTCTGCCCTAGGTTGctctatgtaaaataaaaatgttatactattatataaaaatatggatcCTTTAAAGAAATGAAGGCTTTGCATAGATCACTGCACTCTTTCACTTCAGATCATCTTCTGAAGCAATTATATGTATTCAGGGAGCTTTATGATATGTGTGTTTAGGGGCTAAATCAGCCCACTCATACCAACAGAGGACTTGAGTGGGGGTGTAAGGCAGTCCAAGAGAATGGAAGTGTGAGTATGTATACCTAATAGGGGAGAATATAGGGCTTTGCATTTCAGTCAAGGTATTGGACTTGGGGAGGTTGGGttattctgattttcttaagGGAAGTAGAATGACTGACATTACAGAAAGACAAATCTGGTGCTGACACAAAGGCATTTTGTGACATCCGTGCAACACCTATAGCCTCCTTGGAACTGCTGATGAGTACCTTCCAAATGTAAATGTAGTAACTGTTAAACCAGTTGTTTATACGGTTTTTATTATACTTTCATATGCTAATTGCATTTAGAACTTCCTGTGTATTCTCCATTAGTGTATGATTCCACATTCATATTCTTCAAAACTATATTTTTCTGTGGATACATTTATCACTAAATTGCTGACTGGTGACATAAAGACAGAAGTTAAACTAAACAAGGCATTCTAACTAAAAAGATGGGATTAAACCtaggggaaaaaatttaaaaggtcaaCAAAAGTGGTCACAGAAACACACCAGGCATGTGCAGCAATTTATGGACTGTGAGGTAGAGATAAGAAAATGGTACAGGAGATAGATGTGGACACACACATAACAATATgtgcaagagaaagagaggactgcatggtgcctgtgtggttcagtcatTGAGTGTCAGACTTTTGGCtttgttcagctcaggtcatgatgtcagggtcctgggatggagcactaTATGGGGCTCTGCGctgcttgagatcctttctcCCCATCTTGCTCCTACCCTGGCTCTCACTCactcttaaatcaatcaatcaatcttaaaaagaggaatggagaaaaatataaaagcaagtaTGAGGGTATAAGCATGTTTAGAAAAGAGAGGCAACATAACAGAACTTGATACTGATTATCTACAAAAGAAATCTACAAGACTTTTGCAACATATGTGTGAACAAGAGAGGACAAGAAAGAATGAGGCAGCATAATAAACAATTGACCTATGTACCACTTTAAGGGATAGCATTAATTCCCTAGTGATCAGGAATTGGTATAAAAGCAAATCATGTGCGTTAAATTTATGTTTATCTGCAATGTACTTTTAAAGCtttgaaatatttacagtttCTTTAAATAATGTCAATAAGTTATCTTCCATAAAATTGCTTTCATGCCAGCACAGAGGTAACCAGGCACCTATTAAATGTTCTATTAAAATGTATCTCTCTTACTTAAATGTTCCCTTTTAGTTAGTGTCTTTCCACTTGTAATTAACATTGACTTTCCAGAATTCCTCAGGTATGCAGATTGGATAATAGCCAAGGTTTGCAGAGGAATGGGGTAGGTGCTCCGTTTTACTTCATTCCTTCAGCCTCTAGCTAAGAacaatcatttatatttatccaacaaatatttactgagaaccaAATGCGTGAAAGCATCCAGGAACATCAAGATAAACATGAAATATACCCTGACCACAAAGACATCAGCAAAGTAGGAGGCAAAGATGtgaaataaatgtcaaataaatattcatatgatAAACAGGCAAAAGGTCACAAAGAAAAGCACTCTGTCTGGAATGTAAGGTGAAGAAATGGTCCAAGAAAGGATTCTAAAGGACATGATATCTAACAGGATTTGGACAAATGCAGGCGAGGAAAAGAAGGACGTTTTTAGGatacataaaagcaaaatacttGAAACAACATGGTATTCTGGAAATTGAAAGAAGTTGACATAAGGAAGAGATTAGTCATGGAAAGATAGGAGACAGGTAATTAACACCTGTCTCTAGCCAGGATTATACTGTGATCACTACTAGAAATGTTTAGTCTCactttttcacttttctgttcactatgtagaaaaaaaatacattgctttCCTAGCAACATTTCTCATGATCTAAAACTCTTACACCCTTATCATATCACAGGATGAATTTTACAATCAGTatggattttaaaattccaatttgtGGCCTCATTAAGTATGATTATGGAAAGCATCATGTTCAGCTTCTAGAtgtaaaaataatcaacaaatgacacctaactctgggaaacaaacaatggGTTGCacaagaggaggtgggtggggggatggggtagctgggtgatgggcactggggagggcacttgatgggatgatatAATGGGTgtttattatactatatgttggcaaattgagtttaaattaaaaaaataaaatattgacaatGGTTCTACTATAACTTTCCAATCctttgacttgcattttcctgatgatgaatggTGTGGAAGATCATTTACATCTTCATTATTGAATTGTTAAGTTTCTTCCTAAATTCTGGATGCATGTCCAgatataggatttgcaaatatattcttattCTATGGTTAGTCTGTTGACTTTCTTGACAGTGTACTTTGAatcacaaacttttaaaaaaatctgattaagtccaatttatatatttttttgtttatactttttgTGCCATACGAATCCATTTTCTAACCCAAGTTCAGAAAGAtttactcctttgttttcttcaaatggTTTTACTATTACAGCTCTTGTATAAAAGtcttatattttgatataatttgtttgtatatagtgtgaggtagggatctaagttcattattttgcatattgatATGCAATTGTCTTaccatcatttttaaaacaatacaatttcTTAAaggttaaatattaaataattgccCATGCATTTGTAGTGTTATGTTCCTGATTTGTACCTATGTTAATCCATATAATTTCCAAATTCGTACAGTGTCACAATCTAACAAAATATGCTATTGGAATAGAGGCTGataaattttctgtttccttcttacGTGCTGAGTCTAAGGAAAACACTTTGAATATTTATATCCATCTACTGATGAGGGATAggtacattttcatgtttttcctgtATCCTGCTTACATGTGTCATGATATTATTCCTATCTGTATCTtacaaaatgctttcttttcatcCTAAGAATTATTGCAGAATAAGTGGAATCATAAGATTTCCATTGACCTGAATGACTAGACAAATGACTACACAAATATACATTTAAGCAAACTCGTTTTTGCCATTGTAGGATGTCTCTTCTGAGACCCACATCCTGATCTCACTTTACTGCAATGTCAGCCTTTAACACTTCTGAAGTGGAAATCTCTACCTTCTTCCTCATTGGGATCCCAGGGATGAAGCATGCTCACATTTGGGTCTCCATCCCCATTTGCCTCATGTACCTCCTTGCCATCCTGGGGAACTGCACTATCCTCtttttcataaaaacagagacCTCTCTGCATGAGCCTATGTATTATTTCCTCTCCATGCTGGCCTTTTCTGACCTGGGACTGTCCATCTCCTCCCTTCCAACCATGCTGAGAATCTTCTTGTTCAATGCCACTGGAATCTCCCCTGATGCTTGCTTTGCCCAGGAGTTCTTCATTCATGGATTCTCAGCCATGGAGTCATCAGTACTTTTCATCATGTCTATCGATCGCTTGATAGCCATCTGCAACCCTCTGAAATACACCTCCATTCTGAATAGTGTAAGAGTCTTTAAAATTGGCCTTGTATCTGCTATAAAAAGTCTCTTATTggtcttccctttcccctttattctgaAGAGGCTGAGATTCTGTAAGAAAAGCCTTCTATCTCACTCCTACTGTCTCCATCAGGATGTCATGAAACTGGCCTGTTCTGACAACAGAGTCAATGTCATCTACGGACTGCTTGTGGCTCTAACAGCTATGTTAGACTTGGTATGCATTGCTGTGTCTTACATGCTGATCATGAAGATTGTTCTGGGCATCACCTCACACAAGGGCTGTCTCAAGGTCCTCAACACTTGCATCTCCCACATCTGTGCTGTGCTGATCTTTTACGTGCCTATTATTACCTTGGCTATTATTCACCGCTTTGCCAAAAACGTTTCTCCAGTTGTTAGGGTCGTCATAGCTGATACCTTCCTTCTGGTTCCCCCTCTAATGAATCCCCTTGTGTACTCTGTGAAGAGTCATCAGATTAGAAATCTGATTCTCATGAAATTATGTGAGATAAAAGGTTGATGGGAAGCTTCAGCTGCAATGAATGCCCAACTCACTTTGCACAAATGCGGGGATCCAAGAATGACAGTGAAGTAAAAGAGATtgacaaaaatatgtatttcatatataggCTCATCAAATTTCAAATTATTGATTTCATTTAGCAGCAACAACATCCTACATGGCTTAGGGTTATAATACATTAACCATTGCATTTTCTATGTCCTTTGACTCTTTTACCTCTCCACATAACCAGCTATATGATtatatccacaatagccacaaAAGTgccattttaatttgattaaaatgttagatttattattcttaaaaaaagaaaattagtatgTCCCTTtgggaaaaaagcaaacataacTCTAACTCAGGCATGATCAGTTCTAACTAAAGTAAACTGAAAGATGAAtcactcacacagacacacacacacacgtgcgcgcaCATGCACTGCATCAGCATCCCCTAAGCAcctattttgtgtgtatatgtgtgtgtttatgtgttggGAAAGTGATATATGTATGCCTAGTTGTGTGTTTCATCAGCAattcaaataaatcataaaaatgctCCTATCTTCAAGTACCGTGAAAAATGTACTAAATGTAAATGCAGTGGTAGATGAGCAAATATGTTATcaacttgtattttaaattttctgcaatatatttaataaaccaTCTTCTTTAGTATGCATATTGAGTGCATATTCCTTATTAGTTTGTATAGCACTGTCTTTTTGCCAGTTTCACATCTTAACAGCAGTATTATTTCTTAATTGTCTAAATCCTGCATCAATGTGTATGTGACCGAAGTAGAGCATTTT from Canis lupus dingo isolate Sandy chromosome 21, ASM325472v2, whole genome shotgun sequence encodes:
- the LOC112667327 gene encoding olfactory receptor 51A7-like, with translation MSAFNTSEVEISTFFLIGIPGMKHAHIWVSIPICLMYLLAILGNCTILFFIKTETSLHEPMYYFLSMLAFSDLGLSISSLPTMLRIFLFNATGISPDACFAQEFFIHGFSAMESSVLFIMSIDRLIAICNPLKYTSILNSVRVFKIGLVSAIKSLLLVFPFPFILKRLRFCKKSLLSHSYCLHQDVMKLACSDNRVNVIYGLLVALTAMLDLVCIAVSYMLIMKIVLGITSHKGCLKVLNTCISHICAVLIFYVPIITLAIIHRFAKNVSPVVRVVIADTFLLVPPLMNPLVYSVKSHQIRNLILMKLCEIKG